Proteins from a genomic interval of Papaver somniferum cultivar HN1 chromosome 4, ASM357369v1, whole genome shotgun sequence:
- the LOC113274322 gene encoding GDSL esterase/lipase At1g28570-like, producing the protein MPSSISLFLTFCVLVSTANPVLGSYKSIFSFGDSLADTGNSLYSGQYTPAAQLPYGETYFHQATGRASDGRLVIDFIAQSLGLPLLPPYLGKNSGKDLQQGVNFAVGGATALDVSFFDDKQIAYSTKYTLGVQLGWFQKLLPSLCNSSSDGCRRFFNTSLFVVGEIGGNDYNYAFMDGRSSTEVRTFVPKVIDAISSAIKVLINEGAVAFMVPGNLPIGCSTMYLGLYPNSKKADYDNSGCIKWLNDFSIYHNSLLQKELDVLRELYPNTNIMYADYYNAAMKFYQSPDSLGFKGGALTACCGGGLSRCCNDPSTYVNWDGIHFTEAAYKVIAIALLLDHQQSFPDARNISEASPYKPQASDGLPPNSAGASTTFFFIWTFLILSFFCSLFR; encoded by the exons ATGCCTTCTTCTATCTCTCTGTTCCTCACATTCTGTGTCCTTGTATCTACAGCTAATCCTGTATTGGGGTCCTACAAGTCCATTTTTAGCTTCGGGGACTCGCTCGCTGACACAGGGAATTCACTCTACTCCGGACAGTATACTCCGGCCGCCCAGTTACCTTATGGAGAGACCTACTTCCATCAAGCTACCGGTCGAGCTTCCGATGGTCGCCTAGTTATTGATTTCATTG CGCAATCGTTAGGACTGCCATTGCTACCTCCTTATCTAGGAAAAAATAGTGGCAAGGATTTACAACAAGGAGTGAATTTTGCTGTTGGGGGAGCTACAGCTCTAGATGTTTCTTTCTTCGATGATAAACAGATTGCATATAGTACGAAATACACTCTTGGAGTTCAACTTGGATGGTTTCAAAAACTTTTGCCTTCCCTTTGTAATTCATCTTCAG ATGGTTGCCGCAGGTTCTTCAATACATCTTTGTTTGTCGTTGGAGAAATAGGAGGAAACGACTACAATTATGCATTCATGGACGGGAGAAGTTCAACGGAAGTTCGCACTTTCGTACCTAAAGTTATTGATGCCATTAGCTCCGCAATCAAG GTTCTGATAAATGAAGGTGCGGTGGCATTCATGGTTCCTGGAAACTTACCAATTGGGTGTTCAACAATGTATTTAGGTCTATATCCGAACTCTAAGAAAGCAGATTACGACAACAGTGGTTGTATTAAGTGGTTAAATgatttctccatttatcacaacAGCTTGTTGCAAAAAGAATTAGATGTCTTGAGAGAATTATATCCAAATACCAACATTATGTATGCTGATTATTATAATGCTGCCATGAAGTTTTACCAATCTCCCGATTCATTAG GATTCAAGGGTGGAGCTCTAACGGCATGTTGTGGGGGAGGTTTAAGTCGATGCTGTAATGATCCATCAACATATGTGAATTGGGATGGAATTCATTTTACTGAAGCTGCATACAAAGTTATAGCTATTGCTTTGTTACTGGATCATCAACAGTCCTTTCCCGATGCCCGTAACATTAGCGAGGCCAGCCCTTACAAACCACAAGCAAGTGACGGCTTGCCGCCTAATAGTGCAGGGGCAAGCACAACCTTCTTTTTCATATGGACATTTTTGATTCTCAGCTTTTTTTGCAGTTTATTcagataa
- the LOC113273210 gene encoding serine carboxypeptidase 3-like: MVVGAPIEESDYEEINQRLPECERTIQACAVEGEVECLRAYSTCNLIFNSILNIAGDINYYDIRKQCEGSLCYDFSNLEKFLNLKSVRQALGVGNIEFISCSPAVYSKMQADWMKNLEVGIPTLLNDGIQLLAYAGEYDLICNWLGETIENWHWFLEKLRTILGPRILTFISDRHEGFHQGMQKLKDMGCDGLHKFLSDLPLECWSNAHCLGYRYGDMCSNIAESFNSWIKEAKGIPIATLVNWIRLKIMDQMSKRKFKGEKYKGFIVPG; the protein is encoded by the exons ATGGTAGTAGGTG CTCCCATTGAAGAATCTGATTACGAGGAAATCAATCAGAGACTTCCAGAATGCGAAAGGACAATACAAGCTTGTG CTGTAGAAGGCGAAGTCGAATGCCTCAGAGCTTACTCCACGTGCAATTTGATATTCAATAGTATCCTCAACATTGCTGGAGATATCAAT TACTATGACATAAGGAAGCAATGTGAAGGGAGCCTCTGTTATGATTTTTCCAACTTGGAGAAATTTCTGAATCTGAAATCTGTCAGGCAAGCTCTTGGAGTTGGCAACATTGAATTCATCTCATGCAGCCCTGCTGTGTACTCCAAAATGCAAGCTGACTGGATGAAGAATCTAGAAGTTGGTATCCCAACTCTTCTTAATGATGGCATCCAGTTACTAGCTTATGCCGGGGAGTATGACTTGATATGCAACTGGCTTG GTGAAACTATTGAGAATTGGCATTGGTTTTTGGAAAAGCTAAGAACTATCTTGGGTCCTCGTATACTAACTTTTATTTCGGATCGCCATGAGG GCTTTCATCAAGGTATGCAAAAGTTGAAGGATATGGGATGTGATGGTCTTCACAAATTCTTGAGTGACCTTCCATTGGAATGTTGGTCCAATGCACATTGTCTTGGCTATCGTTATGGCGACATGTGTTCAAACATTGCAGAGTCGTTCAACTCTTGGATTAAGGAAGCAAAAGGTATTCCTATTGCAACACTTGTTAACTGGATTAGACTTAAAATTATGGATCAGATGAGTAAAAGGAAGTTTAAGGGGGAGAAGTATAAAGGATTCATTGTCCCAGGATAG